A genomic segment from Homo sapiens chromosome Y, GRCh38.p14 Primary Assembly encodes:
- the RBMY1E gene encoding RNA-binding motif protein, Y chromosome, family 1 member E isoform X4 gives MSYSRGLIPVKRGPSSRSGGPPPKKSAPSAVARSNSWMGSQGPMSQRRENYGVPPRRATISSWRNDRMSTRHDGYATNDGNHPSCQETRDYAPPSRGYAYRDNGHSNRDEHSSRGYRNHRSSRETRDYAPPSRGHAYRDYGHSRRDESYSRGYRNRRSSRETREYAPPSRGHGYRDYGHSRRHESYSRGYRNHPSSRETRDYAPPHRDYAYRDYGHSSWDEHSSRGYSYHDGYGEALGRDHSEHLSGSSYRDALQRYGTAHGAPPARGPRMSYGGSTCHAYSNTRDRYGRSWESYSSCGDFHYCDREHVCRKDQRNPPSLGRVLPDPREACGSSSYVASIVDGGESRSEKGDSSRY, from the exons ATGAGTTATTCTAGGGGACTCATTCCAGTTAAAAGAGGTCCATCTTCAAGAAGTGGAGGTCCTCCTCCGAAAAAATCTGCTCCTTCTGCTGTGGCAAGAAGCAATAGTTGGATGGGAAGCCAAG GTCCCATGTCACAAAGAAGAGAGAATTATGGAGTTCCTCCACGCAGAGCGACAATATCTTCCTGGAGAAATGATCGCATGTCAACAAGACATGATGGTTATGCAACTAACGATgg AAATCATCCAAGTTGCCAAGAAACGAGGGATTATGCTCCACCATCTAGAGGCTATGCATACCGTGATAATGGTCATTCTAATCGGGATGAACATTCCTCTAGAGGATATAG AAATCATCGAAGTTCCCGAGAAACTAGGGATTATGCTCCACCATCTAGAGGCCATGCATACCGTGATTATGGTCATTCTCGTCGGGATGAAAGTTATTCTAGAGGATACAG AAATCGTCGAAGTTCCCGAGAAACTAGGGAGTATGCTCCACCATCTAGAGGCCATGGATACCGTGATTATGGTCATTCTCGTCGACATGAAAGTTATTCTAGAGGATATAG AAATCATCCAAGTTCCCGAGAAACCAGGGATTATGCTCCACCACATAGAGACTATGCATACCGTGATTATGGTCATTCTAGTTGGGATGAACATTCCTCTAGAGGATATAG ttaTCATGATGGCTACGGTGAGGCCCTTGGTAGAGATCATTCTGAACATCTAAGTGGAAGTTCTTATAGAGATGCACTTCAGAGATACG GGACCGCTCATGGTGCACCACCTGCAAGAGGGCCTCGGATGTCCTATGGTGGAAGCACCTGCCACGCATATAGTAATACACGAGATAGATATGGCAGAAGTTGGGAGAGTTACTCGAGCTGTGGTGATTTTCATTATTGTGATCGTGAGCATGTTTGCAGAAAAGACCAAAGGAATCCGCCTTCTCTGGGTAGGGTGCTCCCTGATCCTCGTGAAGCATGTGGTAGCTCAAGTTATGTGGCATCTATAGTAGATGGTGGGGAGAGTCGATCTGAAAAAGGAGACTCGAGCAGATATTAA